Sequence from the Priestia megaterium genome:
TAAAAGAGTTTCCGCAGGAAACATCGATTACAAAACCCGACACTCCCCTTTCTGCACGAGAGCTTGAAGTACTTCAATTAGTGGCTAAAGGACTGTCAAACCGCGATATCTCCGCGCAGTTATTTATTTCTGAACACACGGTAAAAAGCCATTTAAAAAACATTTTAAGCAAGCTTCATTTAGAAAATCGCGTGCAGCTGACAAGCTATGCGTTTCAAAATGGCTTAATGAACTAACAGCTTTCACGAGCTGTTTTTTTGTGTCTTGGTAGATGTGAAACATTCTATTTTCTATAAATTATCTGAAAACTATAATGAAGTTATTAGCGTCTGGATATTGAAAATGAGAACGAATTCTTATAGGATTTTTTAGAAGTAAGAATTAATATGTAATAACTACCTGGGGGATGCCATGAATTTTTTAAGAGCGCTTTTTAAACGAAAATCTGTATGGTTTATTTTGATAGGAATCGCTGTTTTTGTATACATAAACAATAGCTCTTTATTGACAAAAAGAAGCGGACAGCCTCTCCTTCTTGCTCATAGAGGCGTAGCTCAAACGTTTAATATAAAAGGTCTTCAAAACGATACGTGTACAGCGGAACGCATCTACAAACCTGAGCATTCTTTTTTAGAAAATACGATTCCTTCTATAAAACAAGCCTTTAAAGACGGAGCTGATATTGTTGAGCTCGACGTTCATATTACAAAAGACAATCAGTTTGCTGTGTTCCATGATTGGACTCTCGATTGCCGGACGAACGGAACAGGCGTAACACGAGATTACACCATGGCAGAATTAAAAAAGCTTGATATTGGGTACGGCTACACGGCAGACGGAGGAAAAACGCATCCTTTTCGCGGCAAAGGAGTTAACCTTATGCCTTCTCTAGCCGAAGTGATGAAATACTTTCCGCACAAATCCTTTCTTATTCACGTAAAAAGCAATGATCCTGAAGAAGGAAAAAAACTAGCAAAGTACTTGTCACAGCTCTCTAGAAAACGCTTAAAAAACATCACTGTGTACGGAGGAGACGAGCCTATTGATTCGCTGAAAAAAGCGATGCCCAACCTAAAAGTTATGTCAAAAGCAACGATGAAATCTTGTCTTATTCCGTATATAGCAACCGGGTGGACCGGATACGTGCCTAAAGCATGCAAAAACACTGAACTACATATACCTGAAAAGATCGGACCTTTTCTATGGGGATGGCCAAACCGATTTTTAAACCGAATGGATCACATCAATACCCGGACTATTATTGTAGGCGGAAACGGAAGCGAATTTTCCACTGGATTTGATTCTGCCAAAGACATAAAACGCCTTCCGGATAATTATTCAGGTGGAATTTGGACAAATCGTATTGACCGTCTAGGTCCTTATTATAAAAAGAAATAAATGAAAAAGCATCTGCCCTTTCTACGTCAAGCAGATGCTTTTTTTATTAGCACCTTCCTCTTATAAGTCCCAACAATCACTCTCAGGGGTGATGGCTAATCCTCCCTTTCCTTCTATAATAAAAGCACGCTAGTTAGTAAAAAGGAGGAAAAGAGAAAAAATGATGCAGGAAAAGCAAGAAGAGACAAAGAGTACAAATAAAAAAAGCACGGCGCGTTCTCAAGGTCTATACAAAGCCATATGGCGCTGGCATTTTTATGCAGGTTTAGTGTTTACTCCGCTTCTTCTTATATTAGCTGTTACTGGCGGCATGTATTTATTCAAGCCTCAAATTGAGGAAAGACTGTACCACGACTTGTATCATGTGCAAGTTCAGTCACAGTACGTATCTCCTTCAGCACAAGTACAGGCTGTAAAGGAAAAGTATCCAGGCGCTGACGTGTTGACTTATAAGCCCAGTGATCGCTCCACTCGTTCTTCAGAAGTAGGAATTTCATTAAAAGACCATACATATACGATTTTTGTTAACCCTCACAATGGTCACATCATAGGAAAATTAGATGATTCGAGTCGCTTAATGAATCAAATTGAAGAATTTCACGGAGAGCTGATGGCAGGAACAGCCGGTGATCGTATCGTAGAACTTGCGGCCTGCTGGGCGATTGTCTTAATTGTAACCGGCGCCTTTTTGTGGTGGCCACGGAAAAAAGACAAAATAAAAGGTGTGCTGATTCCTCGTTTTTCAAAAGGTAAAAACGTGCTTGCACGAGACCTTCATGCGGTACCGGCCTTTTGGATTTCAGCCGGGATGCTTTTTCTCGTACTAACGGGACTTCCGTGGTCAGGACTGTGGGGTAATGCGTTTCAGCAAATCGCCACAAACGCAGGCGTTGGGTACCCTCCGTCTATTTGGGTAGGCAGTGCTCCTACTTCAACCGTGCAAACAAAAGATGTAGCGGACGTGCCTTGGGGAGCTGAAACGTTAGAAGTTCCAAGCTCCACAGCTCAGCAATATACAAAAGTATCGCTTGATGACATTGTCACGATTGCAAAAGAACGGCATATTCACGACGGCTACACGATTTCTATACCGCAAGAACCTCAAGGTGTGTATACGCTCTCTGTTTTTTCACCAAAAGCACAGGATGAAGCAACCATTCACCTTGATCAATATACCGGCGCCGTTTTAGCAGATTACCGGTACGGCAATTATGGATTTATGGGCAAATTGATTGCGCTTGGCATTACGCTTCATAAAGGCACACAGTTTGGATTTATGAATCAGCTTATTGGTCTTATTATGTGTATTGGAATTGCTGGTATCGTGATCAGCGGATCCTTCCTGTGGTGGAGGCGAAAACCAGCTAAAAACATGGGGGCTCCTAAAGTTCCTGAAGGAAATGCAATGCGAATCGTGACGTGTATAATCGTGGTGTTTGGTATCCTCTTTCCTTTAGTTGGACTGTCCTTGGTTATGGTGTGGCTTTTAGATTTCTTTGTCATCAAACGAATTCCAGCATTGAAGCGGTTTTTAAACGCATGATGCATGAAACGATGTGAGGTGCAGTAACAATGAACAAATGGAAAATACCCGGATTGGTCATACTCAGTACGATTTTACTTTCCGCGTGCTCTGTAAACAGTAACGCAGACCAGCTCTACAAGCAGCCAAAGCCTCTGTCTGCGCATGTGATGCTTCCCGAAACTATAAAACCGCAGAGCACACAAGTGCTAGAAGTACATGTGATGCAAGAAAATAAAACGGTGGATGATGCAAAAAGCGTTCAGTTCAAAGTGTGGAAAACAGATGCCCCTGAGAAAGTTCAAGTAGCCAATGCGCACTATAACGGCAGTATGTATACAGCCAAAGCAACGTTTGAAGAGGATGGTATTTACTACATTAAAACGGATATTAACGCGCGCGGTGAACATATCCTTCCTACTTACCAAGTCGCAGTGGACAAATTATCGAAAGAAGATTTGCGTTCACTGCAGCCAGCTGAAAACGAAACGCATCATCATCACTCTCACCATTAG
This genomic interval carries:
- a CDS encoding glycerophosphodiester phosphodiesterase family protein, which translates into the protein MNFLRALFKRKSVWFILIGIAVFVYINNSSLLTKRSGQPLLLAHRGVAQTFNIKGLQNDTCTAERIYKPEHSFLENTIPSIKQAFKDGADIVELDVHITKDNQFAVFHDWTLDCRTNGTGVTRDYTMAELKKLDIGYGYTADGGKTHPFRGKGVNLMPSLAEVMKYFPHKSFLIHVKSNDPEEGKKLAKYLSQLSRKRLKNITVYGGDEPIDSLKKAMPNLKVMSKATMKSCLIPYIATGWTGYVPKACKNTELHIPEKIGPFLWGWPNRFLNRMDHINTRTIIVGGNGSEFSTGFDSAKDIKRLPDNYSGGIWTNRIDRLGPYYKKK
- a CDS encoding FixH family protein, producing the protein MNKWKIPGLVILSTILLSACSVNSNADQLYKQPKPLSAHVMLPETIKPQSTQVLEVHVMQENKTVDDAKSVQFKVWKTDAPEKVQVANAHYNGSMYTAKATFEEDGIYYIKTDINARGEHILPTYQVAVDKLSKEDLRSLQPAENETHHHHSHH
- a CDS encoding PepSY-associated TM helix domain-containing protein, whose product is MMQEKQEETKSTNKKSTARSQGLYKAIWRWHFYAGLVFTPLLLILAVTGGMYLFKPQIEERLYHDLYHVQVQSQYVSPSAQVQAVKEKYPGADVLTYKPSDRSTRSSEVGISLKDHTYTIFVNPHNGHIIGKLDDSSRLMNQIEEFHGELMAGTAGDRIVELAACWAIVLIVTGAFLWWPRKKDKIKGVLIPRFSKGKNVLARDLHAVPAFWISAGMLFLVLTGLPWSGLWGNAFQQIATNAGVGYPPSIWVGSAPTSTVQTKDVADVPWGAETLEVPSSTAQQYTKVSLDDIVTIAKERHIHDGYTISIPQEPQGVYTLSVFSPKAQDEATIHLDQYTGAVLADYRYGNYGFMGKLIALGITLHKGTQFGFMNQLIGLIMCIGIAGIVISGSFLWWRRKPAKNMGAPKVPEGNAMRIVTCIIVVFGILFPLVGLSLVMVWLLDFFVIKRIPALKRFLNA